A window from Primulina huaijiensis isolate GDHJ02 chromosome 13, ASM1229523v2, whole genome shotgun sequence encodes these proteins:
- the LOC140990919 gene encoding probably inactive leucine-rich repeat receptor-like protein kinase At5g06940 has product MASNCKIFLYFLCIFSSFLASSAFSEAQGLLQFKNSINDPLDALSDWSNSTAIHHCNWTGVSCTNAVPFSVTSLTLQSLNLSGEISVSICELENLAHLNLADNLFNLPIPLHLSECVSLETLNLSTNLIWGTIQEQISQFKSLKVFDFSSNHIEGNIPESIGSLQQLKVFNLGSNFLSGSDPMVFGNFTELEVLDLSQNPYLITELPVDIGKLSKLEKLLLQNSGFHGEIPDFFQGLKSLKLLDLSQNNLTGKIPRVGSFFLPDLVSFDVSQNKLFGSFPKGICQAEGLVSLSLHTNLLNGSIQHESINECMNLERFEVQNNRFSGDFPSWLWSLPKIKLIRAENNRFTGEIPDSISESAQLEQVQIDNNSFNSKFPPGLGKVRSLYRFSASLNGLYGELPPNFCDSPVMSIINLSHNYLSGRIPEVRNCKKLVSLSLADNGFIGEIPESLSELPVLTYLDLSCNNLTGSIPQDLENLKLALFNVSFNQLSGRVPSSLISGLPASFLQGNPGLCGPGLPSSCSDDKGMSKIFGLTKLTVAIISIGLAFALVIFGLGFYLVYRSYMPKFESCSWRSVFFYPLRVTELDLIMLMDEKAASGKTGGIFGRVYAVTLPSGELIAVKKILKFSIHSWKSLKSEMKTLAKIRHKNIVKILGFCQSDDSILLIYEYLPKGSLGDLIGKPDFNIPWSVRLKIAIGIAQGLAYLHQDYVPHLLHKNLKSKNILLDNDFEPKLTGFSLDRIVGENVFHSTLSSESANSCYLAPEYGYTKKATEQGDTYSFGVILLELLTGRQAELKESTEPFLDVVKWVRRKINITNGALKALDSKITSNSSQQQMMGALEIALSCTSVVPEKRPSTWEIVKRLQCLDSRTTLSVQDIDISGCIESESSVPV; this is encoded by the exons ATGGCGTCAAACTGCAAAATCTTTCTGTATTTTTTGTGTATCTTCTCATCTTTTCTTGCGAGCTCTGCATTTTCTGAAGCACAAGGGTTGCTTCAGTTTAAGAACTCCATCAACGATCCTTTGGATGCTCTCTCTGATTGGTCAAACTCCACAGCCATTCACCATTGTAACTGGACTGGAGTTTCTTGCACAAATGCGGTTCCTTTTTCGGTTACTTCTCTTACCCTCCAAAGCTTGAATCTTTCTGGGGAAATCTCGGTTTCTATTTGTGAACTTGAAAATCTTGCTCACCTTAATCTTGCTGATAATTTGTTTAACCTGCCGATTCCCCTTCATCTCTCTGAATGTGTCTCTTTGGAGACTCTGAATCTCAGTACCAATCTCATCTGGGGTACCATCCAAGAACAAATCTCTCAGTTTAAGTCATTAAAAGTGTTCGATTTTAGCAGTAATCATATTGAGGGAAACATCCCAGAAAGCATTGGCTCATTGCAGCAGCTTAAAGTTTTCAACCTGGGCAGCAACTTTCTTTCAGGTAGTGACCCTATGGTTTTCGGAAATTTTACAGAGCTTGAGGTTCTTGATCTGTCTCAAAATCCATATTTGATTACTGAGTTGCCTGTGGATATTGGTAAACTCAGTAAACTCGAGAAACTTTTGCTGCAAAACTCTGGTTTCCATGGAGAAATACCTGATTTCTTCCAGGGTTTGAAGAGTTTGAAACTATTAGACCTTTCTCAGAATAATCTCACTGGAAAAATCCCTCGAGTTGGGTCTTTTTTCCTTCCAGATTTGGTTTCTTTTGATGTTTCACAAAACAAGCTGTTTGGGTCATTTCCCAAGGGGATTTGTCAGGCTGAAGGGCTAGTAAGCCTGAGTTTACATACAAATCTCTTGAATGGGTCAATACAACATGAGTCTATCAACGAGTGTATGAATCTTGAGAGGTTTGAGGTTCAGAACAATAGGTTTAGTGGTGATTTTCCATCTTGGCTATGGTCCTTGCCTAAGATTAAGCTCATCAGAGCAGAAAATAACAGATTTACTGGAGAAATACCTGACTCCATATCAGAATCTGCACAATTAGAACAGGTTCAGATTGATAACAATAGTTTCAATAGTAAATTTCCTCCAGGACTTGGCAAAGTTAGAAGCTTGTACAGATTCTCTGCTTCGTTGAATGGCTTATATGGTGAGCTTCCTCCGAATTTCTGTGATTCGCCAGTAATGAGTATCATTAATCTCTCTCACAATTACCTTTCAGGTAGGATTCCTGAGGTGAGGAATTGTAAAAAACTAGTGTCGTTGTCTCTTGCAGATAACGGTTTTATTGGTGAAATTCCAGAATCTTTGTCTGAATTGCCCGTGCTAACATACCTTGATCTCTCCTGTAACAATCTCACTGGTTCGATTCCACAGGATCTAGAAAATTTAAAGCTGGCCCTTTTCAATGTTTCATTCAATCAGCTCTCTGGTAGAGTTCCATCATCGTTGATTTCCGGCCTTCCTGCTTCATTCTTGCAAGGAAATCCTGGATTATGTGGTCCAGGGTTGCCTAGTTCTTGTTCCGATGACAAAGGAATGAGCAAAATATTTGGCCTTACTAAATTGACCGTTGCCATAATTTCTATTGGACTAGCTTTTGCATTAGTGATATTTGGCCTGGGATTTTACCTCGTGTATCGCTCTTATATGCCAAAGTTCGAATCATGTTCTTGGAGATCCGTGTTCTTTTATCCTCTAAGAGTTACTGAGCTCGATTTGATCATGTTGATGGATGAAAAGGCAGCTAGCGGAAAAACTGGTGgaatttttggaagagtttatgCTGTTACTTTACCTAGTGGTGAACTTATTGCTGTTAAAAAGATACTAAAATTTTCGATCCACTCTTGGAAATCCCTAAAATCCGAGATGAAGACTTTGGCAAAGATAAGACACAAAAACATAGTAAAAATCTTGGGATTTTGCCAGTCTGATGATTCCATTCTCTTGATATACGAGTATCTACCAAAAGGAAGCCTTGGAGACCTCATTGGCAAACCAGACTTCAACATTCCATGGAGCGTTCGATTGAAAATTGCTATCGGAATCGCACAAGGATTAGCCTATCTTCACCAAGATTATGTCCCACATTTACTTCATAAAAACTTGAAGTCAAAAAACATCCTTTTGGACAACGATTTTGAACCTAAACTCACCGGCTTCTCTTTAGATCGAATTGTTGGAGAAAATGTATTTCACTCGACATTATCGTCGGAATCTGCAAATTCTTGCTATTTAGCACCAG AATACGGATACACCAAGAAAGCCACAGAACAGGGCGATACATACAGCTTTGGCGTCATTTTATTAGAACTCTTGACAGGGAGGCAAGCTGAACTAAAAGAATCGACAGAACCTTTTCTTGATGTTGTAAAATGGGTGAGGAGAAAGATTAACATTACAAATGGAGCTTTAAAGGCTCTCGACTCTAAGATAACGAGCAACTCTTCCCAACAACAAATGAtgggagctctagaaatagccTTAAGTTGCACTTCTGTTGTGCCTGAAAAGAGGCCATCAACATGGGAAATTGTTAAAAGACTTCAATGTCTCGACTCAAGAACTACTTTAAGTGTCCAAGATATCGATATTTCTGGCTGTATTGAATCTGAAAGTTCAGTTCCTGTTTGA